From Deltaproteobacteria bacterium:
GCAACTACACCGCCTTTACCAATCAAAAAGTGGAAGAGCGAACACGGCGCGAAAAACAAATCTCAAAACAAGAAAAACAGATAGCTCACCAACAAGCCTTTGTTGACAGGTTCAAGGCCAAAGCGACCAAGGCCCGGCAAGCTCAAAGTAAAAAGAAACAGCTTGATAAAATTGTGGTCGAAAAACTTCCGACCTCATCACGGCGTCATCCCCGCTTAAACTTCCAACAGACTCGTGCAAGCGGCCGAGATGTTCTAAAAATTGAGGAACTCGACAAAGCTTATGGAGACCATGTTGTTCTTAAGAATGTCGATATCAGCTTAAGGCGTGGTGACCGGCTCGCGATCATTGGCCCCAACGGAATTGGCAAATCTACACTTCTCAAAATTCTCGCAAGTAAACTCGAGCCAGACAGCGGTGAGTTTACCTGGGGCCACGAAGTCAACCTAGGCTACTTCCCACAAGATCACCGCGACCTACTCACATCGCCCAAGGACAGTGTTCTCCAATATGTATGGGAAGCACGCCCAGGCGACACCACCAGTGAAGTTCGAGGGATTCTTGGCCGTGCTCTCTTCTCTGGCGATGATGTCGATAAAAAAATTCGCCAACTCTCCGGCGGTGAGGCTGCGCGTCTTATTTTTGCTCGGCTCATGGCCGACCGCCCCAACGTCATGCTCCTCGACGAGCCGACCAACCACCTCGACTTAGAATCTATCGACAATTTATGTGACGCGGTGCTGGGCTATGAGGGTACCACCCTCTTTGTCTCTCACGACCGGCACGTTGTATCTAAGCTTGCCACACGTATTCTCGAGCTTAAAGAAGATGGTATCCATGTCTACAATGGAACTTACGAAGAATACCTCGGTCACTTAGGCGAGGACCATCTGAATACAGATGTCGCTATTTCTCAAAATAAGAAACCAGTCAAAGAGAAATCACCCCTACCCACGCGTGATAAGGCTATTAAAAAAGAAAAGAAGCCTGGCAGACAAAAGCTTACCCGGGAGCTTGAAAAGACGACGTTGCGCATTGAAATCATTGAGCATGAGCTTGAAGAGATCCATGCCACCTGGGCACAATCCGACTTCTACATGAGTCACAGTGATAAAGAGATCAAAGAACTCGAGCAACACGCCGAAACGCTACAAAAAGAACTGGCTGAGCGAATGGCGCAATGGGAACAACTCGAAGAAGATCTTGAAGGTGCGGTTTAATAAACCTTTATGACTTCGACCTAGAGACGCGCAAGAGAGATACATCATCTTGAAAGGTCTCGCCTTTTTTCCACTCCCGAACAATTGAAACCGCATTATCGAGTGAAGTCGGCCCACCAAACTCTTCAGACGAGAGCTGCTCTAAAAATCGTTCAACCCCATAGAGTTCTTCAGATTCAATGTGCTGCGCTTCTGTTACGCCGTCGGTGTAGATATGCAGGTCTTCTCCCGGTGCAATCGGGATCTCGTATGTATCATATTGTGCCTCAATAAATCCCACGGGAACATTGGCCTGGAATGACACTTCCTCTGCTCCGGTTTGCCGTCGAACAATTGGAAACGGGTGGCCGGCCTGACAAAATCGGAAAACATGGTCTTCGTGATCAAGCACCCCGTAGAGCAAGGTAAAATATAACTCAGTTTTCGTAAGCAAGTCTTTGAAATGCAGACTTAGGCGATTCAGGACTGCGGAAGGATCTGCGAGATTACTGAGGGAGCTGATCTGATTACCAACCGTCACTGAGAGCAAAGAGGACGGAACACCATGGCCTGACACGTCGATAATATAACAAGCGGTATAACGGTCATCGATCCTCGAGATACTAACCATATCACCGCCGAGGTACTCGCAAGGCTCGTAAAAGAAAGAGAAGTCGTAGTCGGATGTGTTCGGTAGATCACGTGGTAGCAAGCTTTGCTGAACCGTCGACGCCGCTCGTAAATCACGGTTTATTTTATCGTTGGCTTCAGTCACAAGCGTGATCTGCTCGTTGAGCTTATTTTCCAGACTTAAAATACGCAGCCCGACGTTAAGCCGCTCGCGCAGCTCCAAAGCATTAAATGGTTTGGTTAAATAATCATCAGCGCCTGACTCAAGACCGGCAACGACCTCTTCTTTGAGGTCTTTTCCGGTGAGTAAAACCATATAAACATAGTACTCTGAATCGAGTTCACGGAACCGGCGACAGAGTTCGTCGCCGTCGATGCCCGGCATTTCCCAGTCTAGAATAACCAGCTGCGGACAATTCTTCCCGGACAAAACCTCCCAAGCTTCGTGGCCATCAGCGGTTTGAACGACATCGTAACCCCATCGCTTGAGATACGTTGCAAGAATTTTACGCGACGTTACGTCGTCTTCCGCGATTAATATTCGCATAGGTTTTATCGCTCGTTCAAAAGTTATGACACATCTACAGTGTGCCTCGGCTTCGGCCTATTTGAAAGTAAACCACCGATTTCTCAAAGGATTTCTTAAATTAAGCACCAACAACTGGCTCGTTCTGCATCCTCCTGATACCCCTACACTATGGAATCAGCGACGGAAAGTAGCCTCGACGCGCAAACTGTCCACCTTTGGTGGGCCACCGATCGCGGGCTTGATTCAAACACCCTCAAGCAAGCGTATTTCCATCAGCTTACCACACAAGAGAAAGAGCGTTACCAACGCTTTATGTTTCAGAAGGATTCCGACCTCTACCTTCTAACTCGAGCACTGTGTCGCAAAGTCCTATCCAAGTATGTGGCAACGCCCCCATCAAGCTGGCTTTTTGAAACCAATTCCTACGGCAAACCCTCGGTGAGTTACCCTGAAGCCGGCCAATACCTCGAGTTTAACCTCACCAATACCCCAGGCTTGGTGGCCTGCATGGTCAGTGACCGCTACCACGTTGGAGTCGATGCTGAAGCATTTGAACGTCAAAGCACTACCCTTGATATTGCGAAACGTTTTTTTTCAAAACGTGAGTTCGCCGAGCTGCAGACCCATGGCCCCGACGCACTCACCAAGAGATTCTTTCATTACTGGACCCTTAAAGAGGCTTACATCAAAGTTCGGGGTATGGGGATGTCGATTCCACTTGCTGATTTTTCGATGGTCGAAAATGACGAGATGGGTATCGAGGTTGTTCATCATACCGAGGGTGA
This genomic window contains:
- a CDS encoding SpoIIE family protein phosphatase, encoding MRILIAEDDVTSRKILATYLKRWGYDVVQTADGHEAWEVLSGKNCPQLVILDWEMPGIDGDELCRRFRELDSEYYVYMVLLTGKDLKEEVVAGLESGADDYLTKPFNALELRERLNVGLRILSLENKLNEQITLVTEANDKINRDLRAASTVQQSLLPRDLPNTSDYDFSFFYEPCEYLGGDMVSISRIDDRYTACYIIDVSGHGVPSSLLSVTVGNQISSLSNLADPSAVLNRLSLHFKDLLTKTELYFTLLYGVLDHEDHVFRFCQAGHPFPIVRRQTGAEEVSFQANVPVGFIEAQYDTYEIPIAPGEDLHIYTDGVTEAQHIESEELYGVERFLEQLSSEEFGGPTSLDNAVSIVREWKKGETFQDDVSLLRVSRSKS
- a CDS encoding 4'-phosphopantetheinyl transferase superfamily protein, with protein sequence MESATESSLDAQTVHLWWATDRGLDSNTLKQAYFHQLTTQEKERYQRFMFQKDSDLYLLTRALCRKVLSKYVATPPSSWLFETNSYGKPSVSYPEAGQYLEFNLTNTPGLVACMVSDRYHVGVDAEAFERQSTTLDIAKRFFSKREFAELQTHGPDALTKRFFHYWTLKEAYIKVRGMGMSIPLADFSMVENDEMGIEVVHHTEGEHTQYHWHFEQCQLEEKYLLGMSVRLPEVMKPQIIIREMPLI
- a CDS encoding ABC-F family ATP-binding cassette domain-containing protein; translation: MISVSQLTKTYGEHILFENVTITFSPGRCYGIVGANGSGKSTFLKILTAEEDYSTGERIVANTCRLGFLRQDRFRSLEQSILDVAMMGDEVVYQALHQRDALLAESEKNDTFDSDAYSKVEDIILQHDGYTLESRAGEILEGLGIPSSKHHQPMSTLSGGFQLRVLMAQSLAARPDALLLDEPTNHLDIVSIRWLEGFIKDFRGTVVVVSHDQFFLDSVCTHILDVDYDTIIEYPGNYTAFTNQKVEERTRREKQISKQEKQIAHQQAFVDRFKAKATKARQAQSKKKQLDKIVVEKLPTSSRRHPRLNFQQTRASGRDVLKIEELDKAYGDHVVLKNVDISLRRGDRLAIIGPNGIGKSTLLKILASKLEPDSGEFTWGHEVNLGYFPQDHRDLLTSPKDSVLQYVWEARPGDTTSEVRGILGRALFSGDDVDKKIRQLSGGEAARLIFARLMADRPNVMLLDEPTNHLDLESIDNLCDAVLGYEGTTLFVSHDRHVVSKLATRILELKEDGIHVYNGTYEEYLGHLGEDHLNTDVAISQNKKPVKEKSPLPTRDKAIKKEKKPGRQKLTRELEKTTLRIEIIEHELEEIHATWAQSDFYMSHSDKEIKELEQHAETLQKELAERMAQWEQLEEDLEGAV